In a single window of the Papaver somniferum cultivar HN1 chromosome 8, ASM357369v1, whole genome shotgun sequence genome:
- the LOC113306021 gene encoding peptidyl-prolyl isomerase cwc27-like, whose product MCYTLIQEKLEKALAEHGADCGSSVTDDLLAKAFGEDKKTKGRLKGMGFGATCITAIMKTTKEAVKKKSVKKFVIKKNKEKTQQSPTDEASPSESASLSSKFQSPTNNKSPTNTAEPSLNIMQVRRSPSKKQFTEPSDAISPTKCATATPKRRRQPRSVKLSSPTDPEPYPSPESRRSSPRNKKLAEDNVEPSPNTRQRRQQPDLDTLSSPARKRQATKKKNVLNQSESAPPSQSATTKSHSKSSKGDAGNSVVRQKKVNRKLDTSNTGPCLNVHLRDPNNSLADLQDEEEEEE is encoded by the exons ATGTGTTACACACTTATACaggaaaaacttgaaaaagctcTAGCAGAGCATGGTGCTGATTGTGGATCATCCGTGACAGATGATCTTCTTGCAAAGGCCTTTGGCGAGGACAAGAAAACTAAAGGAAGACTTAAAGGAATGGGTTTTGGAGCGACAT GCATAACTGCAATAATGAagactaccaaggaagcagtaaagAAGAAGTCGGTCAAGAAGTTTGTGATAAAG aaaaacaaagagaaaacTCAACAGTCCCCAACTGATGAAGCATCTCCATCTGAAAGCGCTTCACTCAGTTCAAAGTTCCAATCCCCGACAAATAACAAGTCCCCAACTAATACTGCTGAACCATCTCTAAATATAATGCAAGTAAGGCGATCACCAAGTAAAAAACAGTTTACAGAACCAAGTGATGCAATTTCTCCAACTAAATGTGCAACAGCAACTCCAAAGCGTCGTCGACAGCCTCGAAGTGTTAAACTGTCGTCACCAACTGATCCAGAACCATATCCTTCACCTGAAAGTAGGCGATCATCGCCAAGGAACAAGAAGTTAGCAGAAGATAATGTTGAACCATCTCCAAATACAAGGCAA CGTCGTCAACAACCTGACTTAGATACTCTGTCGTCACCAGCTAGAAAGAGACAAGCGACTAAGAAGAAGAATGTGTTAAACCAATCTGAAAGTGCTCCACCTTCACAGTCAGCAACTACTAAGTCTCATTCTAAAAGCTCTAAAGGAGATGCTGGAAATTCTGTAGTGAGGCAAAAGAAAGTAAATCGGAAACTGGACACAAGCAACACAGGCCCATGTCTGAATGTTCATCTTAGGGATCCAAACAACTCACTTGCAGATttgcaagatgaagaggaagaggaagaatag
- the LOC113302981 gene encoding uncharacterized protein LOC113302981 isoform X1 — protein MEADMDKDLENDNSSNNEEGGEGKEAKKRKYVPRGPTQMHAMKLDSIDPKKEVPFNTNEQPIGDHSAQLTSVLGVLVRKLLSTFRDWRVVPSQAKENIWKIVTNRFIVPEYYKDYYFSKMGTYLREARSRKAGLVLEAFDQLQGEEREKRLDKLMPRTMTVREWEDFVKHVDSAEFIVKRLKMQQVRNKYTTPHSISRLGYAVMHDWRWHCKKKKEQLKILIELIYGKLVINRAKERNHILVF, from the exons ATGGAGGCTGATATGGATAAGGATTTGGAGAATGATAATAGTTCTAATAATGAGGAAggtggagaaggaaaagaagcgAAGAAAAGAAAGTATGTTCCACGTGGCCCAACACAGATGCATGCGATGAAGTTAGATTCCATTGATCCGAAGAAAGAAGTTCCCTTCAACACAAATGAACAGCCGATTGGTGATCATTCTGCGCAACTCACTAGTGTGCTAGGGGTGCTCGTTCGGAAACTTCTGTCAACATTCAGGGATTGGAGAGTTGTCCCTAGTCAAGCCAAGGAAAACATATGGAAGATCGTCACG AACCGATTCATTGTGCCTGAGTATTACAAAGACTACTATTTTAGCAAAATGGGAACTTATCTCAGAGAAGCTAGGTCTAGGAAAGCCGGTTTGGTACTCGAGGCATTCGATCAGCTCCAAGGGGAAGAAAGAGAGAAACGGCTGGACAAGCTAATGCCCAGGACCATGACTGTTAGGGAGTGGGAAGATTTTGTAAAACATGTGGACTCAGCTGAATTCATA gtCAAAAGACTAAAAATGCAACAAGTTCGAAACAAGTATACCACCCCACATAGCATAAGTCGATTAGGTTATGCGGTTATGCACGATTGGAGGTGGCATTG caaaaagaaaaaagaacaactgAAGATATTGATAGAGCTCATTTATGGAAAGTTGGTCATAAACAGAGCAAAGGAAAGAAACCACATCCTGGTGTTCTAA
- the LOC113306022 gene encoding peptidyl-prolyl isomerase cwc27-like → MKTTKEAVKKKSVKKFVIKKNKEKTQQSPTDEASPSESASLSSKFQSPTDNKSPTNTAEPSLNIMQVRRSPSKKQFTEPSDAISPTKCATATPKRRRQPRSVKLSSPTDPEPYPSPESRRSSPRNKKLAEDNVEPSPNTRQRRQQPDLDTLSSPARKRQATKKKNVLNQSESAPPSQSATTKSHSKSSKGDAGNSVVRQKKVNRKLDTSNTGPCLNVHLRDPNNSLADLQDEEEE, encoded by the exons ATGAagactaccaaggaagcagtaaagAAGAAGTCGGTCAAGAAGTTTGTGATAAAG aaaaacaaagagaaaacTCAACAGTCCCCAACTGATGAAGCATCTCCATCTGAAAGCGCTTCACTCAGTTCAAAGTTCCAATCCCCGACAGATAACAAATCCCCAACTAATACTGCTGAACCATCTCTAAATATAATGCAAGTAAGGCGATCACCAAGTAAAAAACAGTTTACAGAACCAAGTGATGCAATTTCTCCAACTAAATGTGCAACAGCAACTCCAAAGCGTCGTCGACAGCCTCGAAGTGTTAAACTGTCGTCACCAACTGATCCAGAACCATATCCTTCACCTGAAAGTAGGCGATCATCACCAAGGAACAAGAAGTTAGCAGAAGATAATGTTGAACCATCTCCAAATACAAGGCAA CGTCGTCAACAACCTGACTTAGATACTCTGTCGTCACCAGCTAGAAAGAGACAAGCGACTAAGAAGAAGAATGTGTTAAACCAATCTGAAAGTGCTCCACCTTCACAGTCAGCAACTACTAAGTCTCATTCTAAAAGCTCTAAAGGAGATGCTGGAAATTCTGTAGTGAGGCAAAAGAAAGTAAATCGGAAACTGGACACAAGCAACACAGGCCCATGTCTGAATGTTCATCTTAGGGATCCAAACAACTCACTTGCAGATttgcaagatgaagaggaagaataG
- the LOC113302981 gene encoding uncharacterized protein LOC113302981 isoform X2: MEADMDKDLENDNSSNNEEGGEGKEAKKRKYVPRGPTQMHAMKLDSIDPKKEVPFNTNEQPIGDHSAQLTSVLGVLVRKLLSTFRDWRVVPSQAKENIWKIVTNRFIVPEYYKDYYFSKMGTYLREARSRKAGLVLEAFDQLQGEEREKRLDKLMPRTMTVREWEDFVKHVDSAEFIVKRLKMQQVRNKYTTPHSISRLGYAVMHDWRWH; this comes from the exons ATGGAGGCTGATATGGATAAGGATTTGGAGAATGATAATAGTTCTAATAATGAGGAAggtggagaaggaaaagaagcgAAGAAAAGAAAGTATGTTCCACGTGGCCCAACACAGATGCATGCGATGAAGTTAGATTCCATTGATCCGAAGAAAGAAGTTCCCTTCAACACAAATGAACAGCCGATTGGTGATCATTCTGCGCAACTCACTAGTGTGCTAGGGGTGCTCGTTCGGAAACTTCTGTCAACATTCAGGGATTGGAGAGTTGTCCCTAGTCAAGCCAAGGAAAACATATGGAAGATCGTCACG AACCGATTCATTGTGCCTGAGTATTACAAAGACTACTATTTTAGCAAAATGGGAACTTATCTCAGAGAAGCTAGGTCTAGGAAAGCCGGTTTGGTACTCGAGGCATTCGATCAGCTCCAAGGGGAAGAAAGAGAGAAACGGCTGGACAAGCTAATGCCCAGGACCATGACTGTTAGGGAGTGGGAAGATTTTGTAAAACATGTGGACTCAGCTGAATTCATA gtCAAAAGACTAAAAATGCAACAAGTTCGAAACAAGTATACCACCCCACATAGCATAAGTCGATTAGGTTATGCGGTTATGCACGATTGGAGGTGGCATTG a
- the LOC113302979 gene encoding uncharacterized protein LOC113302979 isoform X2: MEADMDKDLENDNSSNNEEGGEGKEAKKRKYVPRGPTQMHAMKLDSIDPKKEVPFNTNEQPIGDHSAQLASVLGVLVRKLLSTFRDWRVVPSQAKENIWKIVTNRFIVPEYYKDYYFSKMGTYLREARSRKAGLVLEAFDQLQGEEREKRLDKLMPRTMTVREWEDFVKHVDSAEFIVKRLKMQQVRNKYTTPHSISRLGYAVMHDWRWH; this comes from the exons ATGGAGGCTGATATGGATAAGGATTTGGAGAATGATAATAGTTCTAATAATGAGGAAggtggagaaggaaaagaagcgAAGAAAAGAAAGTATGTTCCACGTGGCCCAACACAGATGCATGCGATGAAGTTAGATTCCATTGATCCGAAGAAAGAAGTTCCCTTCAACACAAATGAACAGCCGATTGGTGATCATTCTGCGCAACTCGCTAGTGTGCTAGGGGTGCTCGTTCGGAAACTTCTGTCAACATTCAGGGATTGGAGAGTTGTCCCTAGTCAAGCCAAGGAAAACATATGGAAGATCGTCACG AACCGATTCATTGTGCCTGAGTATTACAAAGACTACTATTTTAGCAAAATGGGAACTTATCTCAGAGAAGCTAGGTCTAGGAAAGCCGGTTTGGTACTCGAGGCATTCGATCAGCTCCAAGGGGAAGAAAGAGAGAAACGGCTGGACAAGCTAATGCCCAGGACCATGACTGTTAGGGAGTGGGAAGATTTTGTAAAACATGTGGACTCAGCTGAATTCATA gtCAAAAGACTAAAAATGCAACAAGTTCGAAACAAGTATACCACCCCACATAGCATAAGTCGATTAGGTTATGCGGTTATGCACGATTGGAGGTGGCATTG a
- the LOC113302979 gene encoding uncharacterized protein LOC113302979 isoform X1, with amino-acid sequence MEADMDKDLENDNSSNNEEGGEGKEAKKRKYVPRGPTQMHAMKLDSIDPKKEVPFNTNEQPIGDHSAQLASVLGVLVRKLLSTFRDWRVVPSQAKENIWKIVTNRFIVPEYYKDYYFSKMGTYLREARSRKAGLVLEAFDQLQGEEREKRLDKLMPRTMTVREWEDFVKHVDSAEFIVKRLKMQQVRNKYTTPHSISRLGYAVMHDWRWHCKKKKEQLKILIELIYGKLVINRAKERNHILVF; translated from the exons ATGGAGGCTGATATGGATAAGGATTTGGAGAATGATAATAGTTCTAATAATGAGGAAggtggagaaggaaaagaagcgAAGAAAAGAAAGTATGTTCCACGTGGCCCAACACAGATGCATGCGATGAAGTTAGATTCCATTGATCCGAAGAAAGAAGTTCCCTTCAACACAAATGAACAGCCGATTGGTGATCATTCTGCGCAACTCGCTAGTGTGCTAGGGGTGCTCGTTCGGAAACTTCTGTCAACATTCAGGGATTGGAGAGTTGTCCCTAGTCAAGCCAAGGAAAACATATGGAAGATCGTCACG AACCGATTCATTGTGCCTGAGTATTACAAAGACTACTATTTTAGCAAAATGGGAACTTATCTCAGAGAAGCTAGGTCTAGGAAAGCCGGTTTGGTACTCGAGGCATTCGATCAGCTCCAAGGGGAAGAAAGAGAGAAACGGCTGGACAAGCTAATGCCCAGGACCATGACTGTTAGGGAGTGGGAAGATTTTGTAAAACATGTGGACTCAGCTGAATTCATA gtCAAAAGACTAAAAATGCAACAAGTTCGAAACAAGTATACCACCCCACATAGCATAAGTCGATTAGGTTATGCGGTTATGCACGATTGGAGGTGGCATTG caaaaagaaaaaagaacaactgAAGATATTGATAGAGCTCATTTATGGAAAGTTGGTCATAAACAGAGCAAAGGAAAGAAACCACATCCTGGTGTTCTAA